The nucleotide window TTTAGGCTCTAGCCTAACCGCAGTTTCGCTGATCAGATTGTGCGTATCCCCCGCGAGTAGATAATAAGACATTGACTCGATATCTTCTCTCGTCATCAGGCTTAAGCTGTTTTTAATCACATCAGCCATACCCGCAAAGGCACTGCCTTTGTCAGAATGCCCGGTGTGTAAAAAGTCCGTCAGTGAAGTAAGGTCCCAGCCGTCGATGAACAATTCATCTGCGGTGATATCAGGCGCGTGCCAGCCATCAATGAGGTTTCCTTGGAAAATCCGCTTGTTATCCAAAGCTTGAGCAATATTTCGTGGTGTGTGGCACTCAGAGCAATGCCCAAGCCCAGCCACCCAATACTTACCGCGCTGCCATTTGTCGACGTCCTCTACTATACCTTGAAGCTCAGCAGGTAGTTCGTAATCCATTGGCTTGCGGTCAGCAAACACAATGTCCCATGCCAGCAACCCCAAACGAATATTGGATGGGAACATCATCTGGTTGGCGTCATTGCGTCGCGGTACCGCCGCGATGGACTGCATGTACGCCCACATATCTTGTAAATCTTGCTCGGTAACATGCTGATAGGAAGTGAAGGGCATGGCTGGATAGAGATAGCCATGTCTGCCTTTGCCATCCACCAACGCGGCTCTAAAATCCTCGTAATCATAGCTACCGATGCCCTCGGTAACATGAGGCGTGATGTTAGTAGAGAAAATGGTTCCGAACGGAGTCACAAATGGCAAGCCGCCAGCAAATGGCTCTCCGCCTTCAGCGCTGTGACAAGCGACACAGTCCCCCGCGTGCGCTAGGTATTCACCGCGTTGTACCGCTTGCTCATCCAGCGCAGCAAGTCGATCATCATTTTGGACCCGAGCGGCAGTGATGTACGCGCCAATCGCCAAGATCTCATTTTGGGAGAGCTGCTCTCCAAACGCTGGCATCACATTGTTGAGCCCCCTACGAATGGTGTGCTGGATTTCATCAATACTCCCGCCATGGAGCCAAATATTATCCGAAAGATCCGGTACGCCCGTTTCGGTGTTCACCAAACGGCCATCCCCATGACACGATGAACAGGTCTCTACAAATAACGCTTTCCCAAGCTCTACTTTGACATCCGGTACATCAGTATGCCTTTGATTCAATGACGCGAGGTAGTATGAGATCTTCGAGATTTCATCTGGCCGCAACACGTCGACCCACCCAGGCATAGCCCCGTTACGCCCTAATTCAATGGAGTGAATAATCGCCTCATCCGATCCACCGTATAGCCATTCGTTATCGATAAGGTTTGGGAAATGTTTCGCCCCTTGAGCGTTGTCGCGATGGCAGGCGGCGCAGTGCGTTTGGAACAACATTCGTCCAGACGAGACTATTTCTTTATTGCCTGCCAGCGCAATAAGGGATTGATCTTGTGCCTGTTGCAACTGCGCATCGAGTGTCGTGGTCGGCGCACTGAGTTTGTCATCGGCTTGATCGTAATTGAGCAACCCTGCCCAGCCACTGAGGCCCGGATACAAAATCAGATAACCGATTGAGATAACAAACGCGGCAAAGTAAGCGACAAACAAAATCGTCGGCGGCGGTGCGTCTTTTTCTTCTATACCATCAAAGGTATCTAGCACTGCATCCTTATCGGCCTGATGGTTAGTGCGCCAGTATTTGATGATCACAGCCACCATTAATACAAAGAAAACAACGGTGCCTATGGCGGCCCATAGAGTCCAGAAACTACTCATTGCACGTTCTCCTCAGCCGTATCCACACCAAGACTTTGCAAATAGCGGATCAGCGCTTCACCTTTCGTTTTGCCTCTTACTTCGAGTCTGGCATTCGCAATCTGGTCATCAGAATAAGGTACACCAAGCGTTCGCAGCGTCTGCATTTTTCCAGCAATCGAATCTCCAGACAGGACTTGCTCAAACAACCAAGGATAAGCGGGCATAATAGAGGTTGGGACCACGCGGCGGGGGTCAATAAGGTGGATGGTATGCCATTGATCGGAATATTTCCGCCCTAGGTTAGTGAGGTCGGGACCAGTACGCTTCGAGCCCCATAAGTTTGGAAACTCATAGATATCATCGGATTCTTGGTTGGCTCGACCATTTCGTTTTACTTCAGGTTCAAGCGGGCGAACCATCTGCGTATGACATACATGGCAACCTTCGCTAATGTAGATATCTCTGCCGGCCACTTCGATTGCCGTCAAAGGTTTAGCTCGGCTTTGCTGCGCCAGCTCAGGGGTACGCAGTAAGTTTGGCAGTACCCACACCAAGATGGAAAAAGACGCCACCACCGCGGTCGACACAATCAATATCACTAGAGACTTCGTAAAATCAGCATTCATGCTACGCCCCCCTCACGACTTACTCGACGGGTGAGCGGCATACGCACAGTCTGGTAGAGATTGACCGCCATCAGCAATAAACCCACGACAAACAACGCCCCTCCGAAGAATCGCAAGAATAACCAAGGTGCTTTAAAGTTCATGGCTTCCACAAAGCTGTACTGCAACTCGCCGTTGTCACCCTGTGCTAACCACATGACGCCTTCACCAATCCCAGCAACCCACAATGCAATGGCATACAAAGCGACGCCCGCGTGCGCAAGCCAGAAGTGCCACTTCAGTAATCGTGGCGACCACAGCTCGCCTCTTCCCCACAACTTTGGAATAAAGTAATAAAACACAGCGATACCGGACATGCCGACCCAGCCCAAAGCGCCAGAGTGGACATGACCAATCACCCACTCACTGTTGTGCGCAATCATGTTGAACCAGCGAATCGCAAGCAATGGACCTTCAAAGGTGGCGAGACAGTAGTAGAGAATGGCAGAGAAGAAAAACAGCATAATATAGTCCGTTTTCAGCTTCTGCTTGTTTTGCAATAGGGTCATGGCACTGTTGAACGCCCCTGCCCAAGAAGGCAGCCAGAGGATCAGCGACATCACGATACCAATATTTTGTACCCACATCGGAACCGAGCTGTAAATGAGATGGTGAGTCCCTGCCCAGGTATAAAAACCGACAAGCCCCCAAAAGTGAATGATAGAAAGCCTATAAGAGTAAATGGGGCGTTCTGCGACTTTCGGTATGAAGTAGTAGTTCATACCAATCACCCCTGCGGTGAGCAAAAAGCCTACAGCATTATGGCCCCACCACCACTGAACGATGGCGTCTTGTGCTCCCGCATACACAGAGTAGGACTTCATCAAGGAGGCGGGCATGGCCAGATTATTAATAACAAAAATCATCGCTATCACGATGATAAAGGCGGCAAAGAACCAGTTCGCCACAAAAATGTGCGCGACTTTGCGCTTCGCTATCGTGCCAAAAAACAGCACGCCATACAGGACCCAAACCAACACGATTAATATGTCGATCGGCCACTCCAATTCGGCGTACTCTTTCGATGTCGTGTAACCAAGTGGCAGGGAAATTAAGGCCAGCAACAGAACCAATTGCCAACCCCAAAACACCATCCATGACAGGCTTTTGTTGAACAAGGCGCACTGGCAGGTGCGCTGCACTATGTATAAAGAAGTCCCCATGAGTATGTTAACCACAAACCCGTATATCACCCCTGATGTGTGGAGTGGCCGCAATCGTCCAAACTGGAAATACTGGGAATCAAAATTAAGTACAGGCCAATAAAGCTGTGCCGCTAGAATGACGCCAATCACCATGCCGGCAATGGCCCAAATCAGCGACGCTAGTATGAAGTATCTGACGACTTTTGTGTCGTAATGGTTCGCCGTGATGTCCATGATGGCTCCCTCACTGCTTGTTGGCATCAGAGCCTAGTTTGGAATAGTAATAGGCGATATCCGCGATATCTTGATCGCTGAGCGCATCGGCTTGCTGCTGCATTAACACCGCCAACCCTCCACTGCGCTCTCTGGTTTGATAACTGCGAAGGGCCGTCATTAGATAACCCATCTTTTGACCTTGCAAGTTTGGGTAGGACTCGATGCTAGAGATGCCATTGTCACCATGACAGGTGGCGCAGATTTTGGCTTTTTCCATACCGATTTGAAATCGTTCATCGGCATGTGTAGTGATGGAAAAGAAGAGAGTTCCAGTAACGAGGACCAGACTAACTCGGGAGGTAAATTTACCCATGATGCGCTTCCTTGTTTTGCGAAAGTCAGGACTGCATGCTTACTGACGTAACGTTTACCGTACTAGATAAAAGTGACTTGATTACAAAGCATAGTTATTGCCCAAGTCGTCAGTCAAAAATCAAAGGCGAGAAAATGTGGACGAAAGTGTTGAGATAAGATAACGCCTTTGCCCTGACTCATGTAGTTACGAGTCAACCGTAACAATAGTGCAAACAAAGGCATCATTCATTGGAGGTGAGCGCTAGCTAGCTATGCTTTTTGGCTCAGTGAGGTTCAACTAGAGACATGTCGAGTGAGTGAAACGCAAAGCAAAATCGCTTGCTGTCAAAGGCTTAGCAAAAGCAAAACCTTGACCAAATTGACAGCCATGCAGAGTAAGAAAGTCTACTTGCTGCTCGGTCTCAATCCCCTCGGCGACCACCCGCAAGTCCAGTGCTTTACCCATAGCGATAATCGCCAATACCAGCGCATTGCTATCACTTTGCTCTGGTACATCGTTTACAAATGAGCGATCAATTTTAAGTTTATTGATCGGCAATCCTTTCAGATAAGAGAGAGAAGAGTACCCAGTACCAAAGTCATCGAGTGAAACATCAACCCCAAGCTCACGTAATTGATTCAGCGTGTTAATTGCATGCTTTTGGTTATGAAGCAGAAAGCTCTCTGTTATTTCAATCTCAAGCTGCTGCAAAGGAAAACCGGTTTGCTGGGTGATATCGGCCAACTGCGCTACAAACTCCGCTCTTTGTAATTGCAGCGCCGACACATTAACCGCCAATTTGCCAAACTCAATCCCCTGATCTAACCACTGTTTACCTTGCTGACATGCGGCCTTCAATACCCAATGACCAATACGTTGAATTAGCCCTGTTTTCTCAGCGATAGGAATAAACAAGCTTGGCGGTATAAAGCCCAATTCTGGATGTTCCCAGCGCAGTAACGCCTCAACCCCTACCAGCGCGTTATCCTCTAATCGATATTGTGGCTGATAGGCCAATGACAGTTGCTCTTTATCGACGGCATCATGGAGAGCAGACTGAATACGAACATGCTGTACCGAGCGGTCTGTTAGGTGGGGAGAGTAAAACGCATAGCCGCTCCGACCGTTCTTTTTAGCAAGGTACATTGCCGTATCCGCATTTTTTAGTAACGTTTCGCTGTCACTGCCGTCATGTGGGAAACGAGCGACACCGATACTGCCAGACACGCGTAAGTGCTCATCGTGCTCAAACTTAAAAGGCGTATTAAATACGCCTAATGTCTGGTCGATAATATCCAATAATGCCGCTTCACCGCTGTAGTCACTTAAAATAATGACGAACTCATCGCCTCCAATTCGACCTATGTTCGCGTTGCCCGCTTGGATCGCCAGCAACCGCTCTGCTACTTGGGCCAGTAACTTGTCTCCAAATAAGTGTCCCTTACTGTCATTGATGTGCTTAAAGTGGTCAAGATCGAGAAACAGCGTAGCAAAGGGCTTGTTGCCCTTTTCGCCAAGCGCGATACTCTGCTCTAGCAAGTGAGTAAGGTGAACGCGATTTGGTAAGTTGGTCAGGGGATCAAAAAACGCCATACGACGCAGCTTTTCTTCATGAGCTTTGCGAAGCGAGATATCTTCAAAGACACAGATGTAGTGCAGCAACACACCACAGTCATCAGTAATCGCGCTTATAGTGGCTAATTGAGGATAAACACTACCGTTCTTCTTACGGTTAATGAACTCTCCTTTCCACTGTCCATGCGTCTGCAATTGTCGCCAAAGCTCTGCATAGAAGTCCGCATCGTGTTGTCCGGATTGCAAAAAACTTGGGTTGCGCCCAATGACTTCCGCTTCATCGTATCCAGTTACGGAGGTAAACGCGTGGTTTACATCCATAATATTGGCTTTATGATCGGTGATCATCATGCCTTCTTGAAAATTATTGAAGATCTCGGAAGTGAGCGAGAGCCTCGCTTCCATTTGTTTTCTTCGTGTAGCATTGCGGGTCATACCGATAATGCCCACTACCCCACCAGCCTCATCTTTTATCGGTGACTTGACTGTTTCCAACCAAACTTCATTGCCATATTTGTCCAGCGCCGCACACTCTTCCACAGTTTGCTGGCCACCCTTGGCGATGACTTTTTCATCGATGTGTTTGAAGTATTCGGCACGCTCAACACTGAACAATTGTTCATCGGTCTTGCCATAAATATGCGCGCGAGTATGGTGCCAAGCGGCTTCGCTGGCTTCGTTAACAGCAACATAACGTCCATTGGCATCTTTGACCCATATATGATCATCAAGTGCATCAATAAATTGCTGAAGCGTTGGGAGGGTTTTTAAAGACATGATACAGAAACTCAGAACTACTCATTCGTTCGGCTAGGCCAAAGTTCCCTTGACCGAAGTTTCAGCATATCGTACTAAATGCAGATGAGGATTTATACCGAACAGACGTTTGAATGTGAAGATTGTCAGTTACTCAATAGGGGTAAAGTGCAAAGTTGAGTTTACAACCTATTACATTTCACCCCAATAGCGCCTACTCTTCGGTTTATCCGAGGCTTATGCGAACAGTGTTGTCCTTAATTGTTCAAGAGAATTCACTTCATAATGAGGTTGGATACCCTCTGGTACTGGCGCACCTTGAGTGTTCAGCCAGCAAGTTTCAATACCGAAGTTCATCCCACCGAGAACGTCAGAGTGTGGATTATCGCCAACCATAAGAATTCTAGTTTTACACGGTAGCCCCATCAATTGATGAGCATGGTCAAAAATCCCGAGATCAGGTTTTGCTACCCCCACTTCCTCAGAGATAACCACGTGTTCAAAGTAGTCACTAAGCCCAGTGCGCTCAAGACGAATCGCTTGCAGTTCAGTAAAGCCATTGGTAATGATACCCAGTTTTGCATGGCCTGAAAGTGCATCGAGCAGCTCTTTTGCACCCGGCAACAGAGTACAAATATCCGCCATCGCTTCTAGAAACGCAGAATTTAGCTCAAAAGGTGTGATGCCAAGTTTCGCAGCCCAGCCTTCAAAACGAATGGTCTTAAGATCATCAGCGGTGATTTTTCCATCTTGATAGTCCACCCATAACGGCTTATTGACCAATTGATACGCGTCATAGTCTTCTCGCGTGAAATTAACGCCAAAACGCTCAAACATCAGCCTCATGCCACCAAATGAATCAAAGTGGAACAGCGTCTCGTCCGCGTCAAATAGAACCCAATCGTACTTCATTATTATTGTATCCCTAGTGATGAACCGCGGAATTATACCCCCTCAAATGGCGAATAGGTACTCAGAGGGAACGTTGATTTTTAAATATGCATTTCATGCATACATTACTTCACTAAATGTCATTTGAGTCATACCCGGTAGATCATTACACTGCGCGCTCTTTTTTAACGCCACTTTTGCGCATCAACGCGAATTGAGTTTATGTCCTCACAATCCATTTTTGCTCAGCTAATACGAATGTTGCTGCTTCTTGCCGTGGCATTGATGGCGGTGCACCACTCACCCACCTTGCTCGACCTTTTGGCCAAGCAAGCCATTAACAGTGGGTGTCACCAACAAAACCCATCTGATCCTATGGATCACTCACACCACCATCATCACTAGAGTGTTATTACAATGAGTATTTTCCGCTTTCCAGCCCTAGTTTGGCTGGGTATTGGCATCCTGATCGTCAGCTTGGGCATTCGCCAGTCATTTGGCATTTTTATGATGCCAATTTCCGATCATTTCCAGACAGGACGTGAATTCTTTAGCTTCGCCATTGCGCTGCAAAACTTACTGTTTGGTATGTTCCAACCCTTTGTTGGAATGGCTGCGGATAAATGGGGCTCAAAACGCATCATTTTGATGGGCTCTATCGCCTATGCTGTGGGCTTGTATTTGACCTCTGTTACTACAGAAGCCTCTGTGCTTTATTTCTCACTCGGCGCATTAGTTGGCTTGGGTCTTAGCGCAACGAGTTATGTGATTGTTCTCGGTGCTGTTGCTAAAGTAGTACCTGCGGAACACGCTGCTAAAGCATTTGGCCTAACTACCGCTGCTGGCTCGTTCGGTATGTTCGCGATGATCCCTGGCGCCCAATTGATGCTACAAGATATGGGCTGGCAAGGCGCACTGCAAGGTTTTGCTGTGCTTTGTACCATGATGATTGCTTTTTCACTATTTATGAAATCAGCACGCCCAAGTAATAGTGCCAATGGTACAGCTGAGCAAAACGAGCTAACACTGAAGCAAGCCCTTAAAGAAGCTTTCAATCATAAAGGTTACTGGCTTATCCATGCTGGTTTCTTCGTTTGTGGCTTCCACGTGATGTTTATCGCGACGCACTTACCAAGCTACTTAGCCGATAAAGATCTTCCTGCTAGTAGTGCAGCACTGGCGCTTGCTTACGTGGGTATCTTCAATATCTTTGGTTCGTACTTCTGGGGTTTGATGGGCGATAAGTTCAGTAAACGCCATGTGATGTCGATGCTGTACTTATTTAGAACGGTTGTAATTGCTGCGTTTGTGACGATGCCAGTCACAGAGCACACTGCCGCGCTATTTGGTGGTGCCATCGGTTTTTGTTGGTTAGGTACAGTACCGCTAACCTCTGGCCTCGTTCGTCAGATCTTCGGCGCGCGTTACCTATCAACCTTGTACGGGTTGGTGTTCTTCACTCACCAAGTAGGCAGTTTCCTTGGTGCTTGGGCTGGCGGTAGGATCTACGATTACTACGGCTCTTACGAGCCTATCTGGTGGTCAACGGTTGTTCTGGCTTTTGCAGCCGCGCTGATTCATTTGCCAATCAATGATAAGCCGCTGCGCCCAACTGCAACGGCAACCGCCTAGTTACCGCAACCTAATCTCGCTAAGCCAACGTTTATTCGTTGGCTTTTTTCTATTTTTAAAAGGTCAGTGTGACTTCAATCGCTAACTTCAATAGTTGCGACTTTTCTCCTATGGTAAGAGAAGGAAAAGTTTCCTAGGATTAGAGCATTCACTCATACTTGGAATTACATTGTGGAAATTGATCAACAAAGTCCCGTAGAAGACTCGCAACTCGTCAAATGGCTAACGAATAAACTTGGTGACCTTTCCCCCGCAGCAAATGCAGGCGCAGAGGCGCTAGACCGCAGTGATATCTTTGAGCTGAGTAAGGTAATTTCTGACTTCTTTGCCCAGGAACATGTCGCGCACAACGACAAGAACTACGCCATTGTTTACGGATTGATTACTGGCTATCGCGCCGATCAGGCTGTATCTCATCAAGAGATGCTGGATTACCTCACCAGTTGCGTGTTTCTATTCCAAAACTAATTCGCGACTGCAAACAACACGTCTACGACTAACGTCAAACCTTAAACGAGGTTTGACGTTTTTGTTTGTTTTTTTCAGCAGCGCAGCGATCAACAAGCTCACTTTGTACAGACGAAAAAAAGCCCTTCACATGGAAGGGCAATAGTACCATCGCTTATAGTTATAGTGATATGCCAGTAAATTCTGTCATTTGCTAATGCTGTGATTCAAAACGAATCGTGCGAAACATGGAAATTGTGTTCAAACGATTACAAGCGTTACGCTGCCATTAACCAAAGTCACCGTTTACGTAACCTTGAGTGCGGTCATCACTTGGATTAGAGAAAATAACCTGAGTTTCGTTGTGCTCAACCAGTTCACCCATTAGGAAGAACGCAGTGCGGTCTGAAATACGACGCGCTTGCTGCATTGAGTGAGTAACGATAACGATGGTGTAGTCTTTTTTAAGCTCTTCCATCAACTCTTCAATTTTGTGTGTCGCGATTGGATCAAGTGCCGACGTTGGCTCATCCATCAGGATAACGTCAGGCTGCATGGCAATCGTACGAGCGATACATAGACGCTGCTGCTGACCACCAGACAGACCAAACGCATGCGACTTAAGACGGTCTTTTACTTCGTCCCAAAGCGCTGCACCGCGAAGCGAGCTTTCAACCACTTCGTCAATGTGCTTCTTGTCTTTGATGCCTTGTGCACGCAGACCATAAGCCACGTTCTCATAGATGCTCATTGGGAATGGGTTTGGCTTTTGGAATACCATACCTACTTTGATACGTAGGTCAGCAACATCGATGTTGCCGTAGATGTCAGTACCATCCATTTCTAGAAGGCCTGTGATCTTAACGCCTTCAATAAGGTCGTTCATGCGGTTCAAACAGCGTAGCAGCGTCGATTTACCACAACCTGATGGACCGATTAGTGCCGTCACTTGGCGAGTCGGGATCGGTAGGTTGATCGATTTCAGTGCTTGGTTGTCACCGTAGAAAAGGTCTAGATTTTCAATGTTAAACTTGTTCATGTCTTTATTCTCTAAATTCTTTGTCGTGTAAATTCGAGTTTTCATTGATGGCTTAGCTCTTTATGTTCTGGCCTCACCATCCACCGAATTGTTCTCAATTAGTACGTTGCTGTGTTAAAGCGGCTAGCGATAAACTTCGTTAGCGTGTTGATAAGTAGGACGACCACAATCAGTACGGTCGCTGTGCCGTATGCTTGGTTCCACTCGTCAATCGTAAACAGTTCCGTTGTGAGTTTGTACAGGTGAACCGTTAGGGTACGACCTGAATCTAACAGTGAGTCTGGGACACGTGCCACCATACCTGCTGTTAGGAATACCGGTGCAGATTCACCGATTACACGACCAATACTTAGAATGACCGAAGTAAGAATACCTGGAGTTGCACTTGGCAAGATAAGACGCCAAATGGTGTAGATTTTCGATGCGCCCAAACCGTAAGAACCTTCACGGTAAGTTTGCGGTACCGCCATCAACGCTTCTTCTGTGGTACGAATAATAACCGGCAGAATCAGGATACTCAGCGTAAGTGCACCCGATAGAATCGAGAAGCCAAAGCCCAAGATAACCACGAAGAACGTCATACCGAACAGACCGAAGATGATTGACGGAATACCTGCCAACGACTCAGTACAGAAACGAATAACCTTAACCAACTTGCTGCCTACTTTCGCATACTCGGTCAAGTAAATAGCCGTCATAATGCCCAGTGGCGCGGCTACTGCAATCGACGCGAAAACCATGTAAATGGTTGAGATGATCATCGGGAAGATGCCCTTCTCTTTGCCTGTTGCTGTGTAGTTGTCAGTAATAAAGTTCCAATCCACGTGCTGAAGACCGTTAGAAAGGATGTACCAAATAATCCAGAACAAAAAGCCAACGGTCAGCACTGCTGCTGCCCACACAAAGGCATTTAGAATCGCGTCTTTTTGGTCACGCGCTTTCTTTAGTTTTACTGTATCCATAATAATTACTTCGCTTTCTCACGGTTCAAGTAAAGTAGAGCTGAGTTGAGCATCATGATAAACACCAGAAGCACAACACCAGTCGCGTAGAGCGCGTTTGCGTGAACGCCACTTGCGTAAGACATTTCGATCGCGATGTTCGCGGTAAGAGTACGTGCTGACTCCAAAATGCTACCTGGCATCGCTGGCGCGTTACCCATTACCATAATGATGGCCATGGTTTCACCTAGCGCACGACCGATACCCAGAATGACGCCAGTCATAATGCCTGAACGAGCCGCCGGAACGAGAAGTTTGAAAATGGTGTAAATCTTTGACGCACCAAGAGCCAATGAGCCCTCTTTGTACGTGCGAGGCACCGCGCGAATCGACGTTTCAGATACCGTAATGACCGTCGGCAGGATCATCACGCCGAGTACAATGATACCGGCAAGAATCGTGTTACCTGCAGGAACATTAAAGATTTGCTGAATAAGCGGTACGATAATAATCAGACCGAAGAAGCCGTAAACGACCGACGGGATACCCGCAAGCAGCTCAACCGCTGGACGGATAATGTCAGCTAGACGTTTTGGCGCAATCTCCGCGATGAAGATAGCCGTTAGAACACCAATGGGTACACCAACCACTACCGCACCAAGCGTTGACACAACCGATGCGACAATCATGGTGGCAACACCATAAAGCGCTGGTGGTAGCCAGTGCTGACCAAGTACGATTCCAGAAACACCCGCTTCTTGGAATGCAGGAATACTTTCTTTAACGATGAAGTAAGCAATAACAGCAAGGGAAAGGATGCCGACTACTGCACTGGTTAGGAAAAGTCCGTGGAAGATTCTCTCTTTCCAATCCACTCGTTTTTGGGTTTTTAGGCCGCGAGTGACAGACTGAGTCGCTTCATTGTTCATAAGCTTCTCACTATTTGTTGCGATGGTCATAATTCTGCTTCTATGTTTGTATTACTTCGATAGACGCGCAAAAGGCTCAGCCCTAAAAGGCGGGCTGAGCAACTTAAATATTTTACTGGGTGACTTAGTTTACAGTGATGTAACCTTTCTTAGCAGATAGTGCTTGAGCTTCGTCAGCAACCATCCAGTCTAGGAACTGTTGAGTTTCAGCTGAAGGTGCGCCATCTTTGTAAAGAACAAGGAATGGACGAGCAACTTTGTAAGAACCGTTTTTCACGTTGTCTACTGTTGCTGCAGCGCCGTCAATTTTTAGAGGCTGAACTGTGTTGTCTACTGTACCTAGAGAGATGTAGCCGATAGCGTATGGGTTACTTGCTACAGATACTTTCAGTGCACCGTTACCGTTAGCAACTTG belongs to Vibrio sp. 10N and includes:
- the pstC gene encoding phosphate ABC transporter permease subunit PstC, producing the protein MTIATNSEKLMNNEATQSVTRGLKTQKRVDWKERIFHGLFLTSAVVGILSLAVIAYFIVKESIPAFQEAGVSGIVLGQHWLPPALYGVATMIVASVVSTLGAVVVGVPIGVLTAIFIAEIAPKRLADIIRPAVELLAGIPSVVYGFFGLIIIVPLIQQIFNVPAGNTILAGIIVLGVMILPTVITVSETSIRAVPRTYKEGSLALGASKIYTIFKLLVPAARSGIMTGVILGIGRALGETMAIIMVMGNAPAMPGSILESARTLTANIAIEMSYASGVHANALYATGVVLLVFIMMLNSALLYLNREKAK
- the pstA gene encoding phosphate ABC transporter permease PstA; translated protein: MDTVKLKKARDQKDAILNAFVWAAAVLTVGFLFWIIWYILSNGLQHVDWNFITDNYTATGKEKGIFPMIISTIYMVFASIAVAAPLGIMTAIYLTEYAKVGSKLVKVIRFCTESLAGIPSIIFGLFGMTFFVVILGFGFSILSGALTLSILILPVIIRTTEEALMAVPQTYREGSYGLGASKIYTIWRLILPSATPGILTSVILSIGRVIGESAPVFLTAGMVARVPDSLLDSGRTLTVHLYKLTTELFTIDEWNQAYGTATVLIVVVLLINTLTKFIASRFNTATY
- the pstB gene encoding phosphate ABC transporter ATP-binding protein PstB codes for the protein MNKFNIENLDLFYGDNQALKSINLPIPTRQVTALIGPSGCGKSTLLRCLNRMNDLIEGVKITGLLEMDGTDIYGNIDVADLRIKVGMVFQKPNPFPMSIYENVAYGLRAQGIKDKKHIDEVVESSLRGAALWDEVKDRLKSHAFGLSGGQQQRLCIARTIAMQPDVILMDEPTSALDPIATHKIEELMEELKKDYTIVIVTHSMQQARRISDRTAFFLMGELVEHNETQVIFSNPSDDRTQGYVNGDFG